The Hymenobacter sp. 5317J-9 genome has a window encoding:
- a CDS encoding DUF4136 domain-containing protein: protein MNRITRFLAHPVALVAASLVLLLGPSGCTSAARVGVTNDFDHAVNFRAFKTWAWYPQQPKDAEGGPAKGYESFLDKRMRAAVAAEMTAKGLTEVTSAPDIYVAYSARVEDKQQVSPYYNGLGYPYGYGYGYYGRGYSPVTQYKAGTVVIDIIDARRKELAWRGTGQAQVDQNTIDEAETHRIVNGILSTYPPQGNNARR from the coding sequence ATGAACCGCATCACCCGATTCCTGGCTCATCCGGTGGCCCTGGTCGCCGCGAGCTTAGTGCTGCTGCTGGGCCCCAGCGGCTGTACTTCCGCCGCCCGTGTGGGCGTCACCAACGACTTTGACCACGCTGTGAACTTCCGCGCCTTCAAAACCTGGGCCTGGTACCCCCAGCAGCCCAAAGACGCTGAAGGTGGCCCTGCTAAAGGCTACGAGTCCTTCCTCGACAAGCGCATGCGCGCTGCCGTGGCTGCTGAGATGACGGCCAAGGGCCTGACCGAAGTGACCTCGGCCCCGGATATTTACGTGGCCTACAGCGCCCGCGTAGAAGACAAGCAGCAAGTATCGCCCTACTACAATGGTCTGGGCTACCCCTACGGCTACGGGTATGGCTACTACGGCCGCGGCTACTCGCCCGTGACGCAGTACAAAGCCGGCACCGTGGTGATTGACATCATCGACGCCCGCCGCAAAGAACTTGCCTGGCGTGGCACCGGCCAGGCCCAGGTCGACCAGAACACTATTGACGAGGCCGAAACCCACCGCATCGTGAACGGCATCCTGAGCACCTACCCGCCCCAGGGCAACAACGCCCGCCGCTAG
- a CDS encoding DUF1206 domain-containing protein: MSTTDSLLAAVPRTPTSGIRALARLGFAAIGVVYVLMGVLALLAAFGQRAGAHADKEEAVHHLQDLPAGSVLLGLIAVGLLGYIVWRFTQAIRDTEGKGNGAKGWVFRFWYICSGLFYSGLAIYAGKLALHGRAEKGTDSSQSLATHVLAWPAGDWLLLIAGLVVIGIGLFQGYRAFSGRLKNDVDSQHLSAEQARLVFRAGQVGVTARGVVVAIIGYFFVQAGRQSRAGAVGSTDEAFDFLATMGPLALGVVAAGLLAYGLYSLVQAKYPLLRGL; this comes from the coding sequence ATGTCCACCACCGACTCCCTGCTTGCTGCTGTTCCCCGCACCCCCACTTCCGGCATTCGGGCGCTGGCGCGGCTGGGGTTTGCGGCCATCGGGGTGGTGTATGTGCTGATGGGCGTGCTGGCGCTGCTGGCAGCCTTTGGCCAGCGCGCCGGAGCCCATGCCGACAAAGAAGAGGCCGTGCATCACCTGCAGGACCTGCCCGCCGGCAGCGTGCTGCTGGGCCTGATTGCGGTGGGGCTGCTCGGCTACATTGTGTGGCGCTTCACCCAGGCCATCCGCGACACCGAGGGCAAGGGCAACGGGGCCAAGGGCTGGGTCTTTCGGTTTTGGTACATCTGCAGCGGCCTGTTCTACAGCGGCCTGGCCATCTATGCCGGCAAGCTGGCCCTGCATGGCCGCGCCGAAAAGGGCACCGACTCCTCCCAAAGCCTGGCCACCCACGTGCTGGCCTGGCCCGCCGGCGACTGGCTCCTCCTCATCGCGGGCCTTGTCGTTATCGGCATTGGCCTTTTTCAGGGTTACCGCGCTTTCTCGGGACGGCTCAAAAACGATGTGGATAGCCAGCACCTCAGCGCCGAGCAGGCCCGGCTAGTGTTCCGGGCCGGGCAGGTCGGCGTCACGGCCCGCGGCGTGGTGGTGGCCATCATCGGCTACTTTTTTGTGCAGGCCGGCCGGCAGTCCCGCGCCGGCGCCGTGGGCAGCACCGACGAAGCCTTCGATTTCCTGGCCACCATGGGGCCGCTGGCCCTGGGCGTAGTGGCCGCGGGCCTGCTGGCCTACGGGCTGTATTCGCTGGTGCAGGCCAAGTACCCGCTGCTGCGCGGCCTGTAG
- a CDS encoding DUF805 domain-containing protein, translating into MAFFTAKGRLRRRAYLLRLLGLYALAILFYAIPGLLYASDVPAGLALGALVGIVAVLYLTMVQVALRLHDLDLRAWWWLVMLLPGVSYVLGAGLQLVQGTVGPNRFGPDPKRPYLLPPLLVQDPEAESASET; encoded by the coding sequence ATGGCCTTTTTTACTGCTAAGGGGCGCTTGCGCCGTCGTGCTTACCTGCTGCGGCTGCTGGGGCTTTATGCCCTGGCAATCCTGTTCTACGCAATACCCGGCTTGCTCTATGCGAGCGACGTGCCGGCCGGCTTGGCTTTGGGTGCGTTGGTAGGCATCGTAGCCGTGCTGTACCTGACCATGGTGCAGGTGGCGTTGCGGCTGCACGATTTGGACCTGCGGGCCTGGTGGTGGCTTGTGATGTTGCTGCCGGGCGTGAGCTACGTGCTGGGAGCCGGCCTGCAGCTCGTGCAGGGTACCGTCGGCCCCAATCGTTTTGGTCCCGACCCCAAACGACCCTATCTGCTTCCTCCCTTGCTTGTACAAGACCCGGAAGCCGAATCTGCCTCCGAAACGTGA
- a CDS encoding CsbD family protein, whose product MDLNQNNLNDQTELKARGNWNQLKGEAKQKWGQLTDDDLDYEDGKQDEWFGRLQEKTGHAVEDIKNWFNRTF is encoded by the coding sequence ATGGACCTCAACCAGAATAACCTCAACGACCAAACCGAGCTCAAAGCCCGCGGCAACTGGAACCAGCTGAAAGGCGAAGCCAAGCAGAAGTGGGGCCAGCTGACCGACGACGACCTCGACTACGAGGACGGCAAACAGGACGAGTGGTTTGGCCGCCTGCAAGAGAAAACCGGCCACGCCGTGGAAGACATCAAGAACTGGTTTAACCGCACGTTCTAG
- the gcvP gene encoding aminomethyl-transferring glycine dehydrogenase, whose amino-acid sequence MSLKFSPVDVFEARHNAPGADEQAAMLRAIGVSSIEQLIDETVPPAIRLKRPLELPAALSERAFLAKFKQIAGQNQVFKSYIGLGYHDTTLPPVIQRNILENPGWYTAYTPYQAEIAQGRLEALINYQTMVIDLTGLEIANASLLDEGTAAAEAMHMLHSQTKKKGAHQYFVSEQVLPQTIDLLRTRATPVGIELVVGDHRQIDLSNEGFFGAMVQYPAADGEVFDYKDFIAQAQKNNVFVVMGADLLALTLLTSPGELGADVCVGNSQRFGVPMGYGGPHAGFFACKDQFKRVIPGRLIGQSVDAAGNKAYRMALQTREQHIRREKATSNICTAQVLLSVLAGMYAVYHGPQRLRQFAVNTHVLAQTLEAGLKKLGVEQTNESYFDTLNLRLESAELQQALRQEAEAARINFRYFDDVRVGISLNQNTELHDVADILDVFAKVLGKESDQLAEAVEATELRVPASLQRSSEYLTHPIFNTHHAEHEMLRYMKQLENKDLSLAHSMIPLGSCTMKLNATAEMIPVTWAEIGGLHPFAPLEQAQGYQQIFSDLQAWLCEVTGFAAVSLQPNSGAQGEYAGLLAIKGYHDARGDHHRNVALIPASAHGTNPASAVMAGMQVVVVKSTEDGNIDVADLKAQAEKHAANLSCLMVTYPSTHGVYEETIIDICETIHQHGGRVYMDGANMNAQVGLTSPANIGADVCHLNLHKTFCIPHGGGGPGVGPIGVVADLVPYLPGHAVVAVEGRVNGSVSAAPWGSASILPISYAYISMMGGEGLKRATEIAILNANYIKARLEEHYPVLYSGSHGRCAHEMILDCRHFKKAGIEVEDIAKRLMDYGFHAPTVSFPVAGTLMVEPTESESKDELDRFCDAMISIRKEIAAVEAGQADAKENVLKHAPHTAATVLTHEWTRPYTREQAVYPMDYVRANKFWPSVSRIDSAYGDRNLICSCTPIEQYADKEEDLVQADKGPSY is encoded by the coding sequence ATGTCGTTGAAATTCTCGCCAGTTGACGTTTTCGAAGCCCGCCACAACGCCCCCGGCGCCGACGAGCAGGCCGCCATGCTTCGCGCCATTGGCGTGAGCAGCATCGAGCAGCTCATCGACGAAACGGTGCCGCCGGCCATCCGCCTCAAGCGTCCGCTGGAGCTGCCGGCTGCCCTCAGCGAGCGGGCCTTCCTGGCCAAGTTCAAGCAGATTGCCGGCCAGAACCAGGTGTTCAAGTCCTACATCGGCCTTGGCTACCACGATACCACCCTGCCGCCGGTTATTCAGCGCAACATTCTGGAAAACCCGGGCTGGTACACCGCTTACACGCCTTACCAGGCCGAAATTGCCCAGGGCCGCCTCGAAGCCCTCATCAATTACCAGACGATGGTGATTGACCTCACCGGCCTCGAAATCGCCAACGCCAGCCTGCTCGACGAAGGCACCGCCGCCGCCGAGGCCATGCACATGCTGCACAGCCAGACCAAGAAAAAAGGCGCGCACCAGTACTTCGTGTCGGAGCAGGTGCTTCCCCAAACCATCGACCTGCTGCGCACCCGCGCCACGCCGGTGGGCATCGAGTTGGTGGTGGGCGACCACCGCCAGATTGACCTCAGCAACGAAGGCTTCTTCGGCGCCATGGTGCAGTACCCCGCGGCCGACGGCGAGGTGTTTGATTACAAAGACTTCATCGCCCAGGCTCAGAAGAATAACGTTTTCGTGGTGATGGGTGCCGACCTGCTGGCCCTCACGCTGCTGACTTCGCCCGGCGAGCTGGGCGCCGACGTGTGCGTGGGCAACTCGCAGCGCTTCGGCGTGCCAATGGGCTATGGCGGCCCGCACGCCGGCTTCTTCGCCTGCAAAGACCAGTTCAAGCGCGTGATTCCCGGCCGCCTCATCGGCCAGAGCGTGGACGCCGCTGGCAACAAGGCCTACCGCATGGCCCTGCAAACCCGTGAGCAGCACATCCGCCGCGAAAAAGCCACCTCCAACATCTGCACCGCGCAGGTGCTGCTGAGCGTGCTGGCCGGCATGTACGCCGTGTACCACGGCCCGCAGCGCCTCCGCCAGTTTGCCGTGAACACCCACGTGCTGGCCCAAACCCTGGAAGCTGGCCTGAAGAAGCTGGGCGTGGAGCAAACCAACGAAAGCTACTTCGACACCCTGAACCTACGCCTGGAAAGCGCCGAGCTGCAGCAGGCCCTGCGCCAGGAAGCCGAAGCTGCCCGCATCAACTTCCGCTACTTCGATGACGTGCGGGTGGGCATTTCGCTCAACCAGAACACCGAGCTGCACGACGTGGCCGACATTCTGGACGTGTTTGCCAAAGTGCTGGGCAAGGAAAGCGACCAGCTGGCCGAAGCCGTGGAAGCCACCGAGCTGCGCGTGCCCGCCAGCCTGCAGCGCAGCAGCGAGTACCTCACGCACCCCATCTTCAACACGCACCACGCCGAGCACGAGATGCTGCGCTACATGAAGCAGCTCGAAAACAAAGACCTCAGCCTAGCGCACAGCATGATTCCGCTAGGCTCGTGCACGATGAAGCTGAACGCCACCGCCGAGATGATTCCCGTGACCTGGGCTGAAATCGGCGGCCTCCACCCCTTCGCTCCGCTGGAGCAAGCCCAGGGCTACCAGCAGATTTTCTCCGACCTGCAAGCCTGGCTGTGCGAGGTGACCGGCTTCGCGGCCGTCAGCCTGCAGCCCAACTCCGGCGCGCAGGGCGAATACGCCGGCCTACTGGCCATCAAAGGCTACCACGACGCTCGCGGCGACCACCACCGCAACGTGGCCCTCATCCCGGCCTCGGCCCACGGCACCAACCCCGCGTCGGCCGTGATGGCCGGCATGCAGGTGGTGGTGGTGAAGAGCACCGAAGACGGCAACATCGACGTGGCCGACCTCAAAGCGCAAGCCGAGAAGCACGCCGCCAACCTGAGCTGCCTGATGGTGACCTACCCCAGCACGCACGGCGTGTACGAGGAAACCATCATCGACATCTGCGAGACCATTCACCAGCACGGCGGCCGCGTGTACATGGACGGCGCCAACATGAACGCCCAGGTGGGCCTCACCTCGCCCGCCAACATCGGCGCCGACGTGTGCCACCTCAACCTGCACAAAACCTTCTGCATTCCGCACGGCGGCGGTGGCCCCGGCGTGGGCCCCATCGGCGTGGTGGCCGACCTCGTGCCCTACCTGCCCGGCCACGCCGTGGTAGCGGTTGAGGGCCGCGTGAACGGTTCGGTTTCGGCCGCGCCGTGGGGTTCGGCCAGCATCTTGCCCATCAGCTACGCCTACATCTCGATGATGGGCGGCGAGGGCCTGAAGCGCGCCACCGAAATCGCCATCCTGAACGCCAACTACATCAAGGCCCGCCTCGAAGAGCACTACCCGGTGCTGTACTCGGGCAGCCACGGCCGCTGCGCCCACGAGATGATTCTCGACTGCCGCCACTTCAAAAAGGCCGGCATCGAAGTAGAGGACATCGCCAAGCGTCTGATGGACTACGGCTTCCACGCCCCCACCGTGTCGTTCCCCGTGGCCGGCACCCTGATGGTGGAGCCCACCGAAAGCGAAAGTAAGGACGAGCTCGACCGTTTTTGCGACGCCATGATTTCCATTCGCAAGGAAATTGCGGCCGTGGAGGCTGGCCAGGCCGATGCCAAGGAGAACGTGCTCAAGCACGCCCCGCACACCGCCGCCACCGTGCTCACCCACGAGTGGACTCGCCCCTACACCCGCGAGCAGGCCGTGTACCCCATGGACTACGTGCGCGCCAACAAGTTCTGGCCCAGCGTAAGCCGCATCGACTCGGCTTACGGCGACCGCAACCTCATTTGCAGCTGCACGCCCATCGAGCAGTACGCCGACAAGGAAGAAGATTTGGTGCAGGCCGACAAAGGCCCGTCCTACTAA
- the lipA gene encoding lipoyl synthase, producing the protein MIDLPVIQPETAAPARPRKPDWLRVKLPVGEEYAAVRRLVDEHKLHTICESGNCPNMGECWGAGTATFMILGNICTRSCSFCAVATGRPTEYDLDEPRRVAEAIALMKVKHAVITSVNRDELKDRGASVWRETVVLTKQLSPGTTIETLIPDVKANWDALDVMISGGQEVISHNIETVGSLYRLVRPQARYDRSLEQIRRTKQAGHRTKSGIMLGLGEKPDELYQAMDDLVANGLDILTLGQYLQPTKRHLDVAEFITPDQFAHYREEGLRRGLKYVESGPLVRSSYHAERHVNVPV; encoded by the coding sequence ATGATTGATTTGCCCGTTATCCAGCCCGAAACGGCTGCCCCTGCCCGCCCCCGCAAGCCCGACTGGCTGCGCGTGAAGCTGCCCGTGGGCGAAGAATACGCCGCCGTGCGCCGCCTCGTGGACGAGCACAAGCTGCACACCATCTGCGAGAGCGGCAACTGCCCCAACATGGGCGAGTGCTGGGGTGCGGGCACGGCCACGTTCATGATTCTGGGCAACATCTGCACCCGCTCGTGCTCGTTTTGTGCCGTGGCCACCGGCCGCCCCACCGAGTACGACCTCGACGAGCCCCGCCGCGTGGCCGAGGCCATTGCCCTCATGAAAGTGAAGCACGCCGTTATCACCTCAGTGAACCGCGACGAGCTCAAGGACCGCGGCGCCAGCGTATGGCGCGAAACGGTGGTGCTCACCAAGCAGCTCTCGCCCGGCACCACCATCGAAACCCTGATTCCGGACGTGAAAGCCAACTGGGACGCGCTGGACGTGATGATTTCGGGCGGCCAGGAAGTGATTTCGCACAACATCGAAACCGTGGGCAGCCTCTACCGCCTCGTGCGCCCGCAGGCTCGCTACGACCGCAGCCTGGAGCAAATTCGCCGCACCAAGCAGGCCGGCCACCGCACCAAGTCGGGCATCATGCTGGGCCTGGGCGAGAAGCCCGACGAGCTGTACCAGGCCATGGACGACCTCGTGGCCAACGGCCTCGACATCCTCACCCTGGGCCAGTACCTGCAGCCCACCAAGCGCCACCTCGACGTCGCCGAGTTCATCACCCCCGACCAGTTTGCCCACTACCGCGAAGAGGGCCTGCGCCGCGGCCTCAAATACGTGGAAAGCGGCCCGCTGGTGCGCAGCTCCTACCACGCCGAGCGCCACGTTAACGTGCCGGTGTAA
- a CDS encoding NAD(P)-dependent oxidoreductase, translating to MSITVGLLRETKTPPDKRVPLTPKKCVEALSTFPNLRLAVQSSPIRSYSDQEYRDLGLEVRDDVSDCDVLMGVKEVAVDQLIANKTYLIFSHTVKKQPANRKLLQEVLKKNITLVDYELLTNARGERIVAFGRYAGIVGAYNGLLTYGRKHGLYDLKPAYQCVDMDDMQEEFFKVKKLPPIKMAVTGSGRVAQGALEVLDRMGIRRVSVYDYLYLDFNEPVYTQLRSSDYNRRRDGRVWDTPDFHRNPQEYESAFGTFLPVTDLLIACAYWHPAAPKLFEEADTRLPGFRINTIADVTCDVDGSVPTTKRSSTIADPAFDYNPATGQLEPAYSRPDNITVMAVDNLPCELPRNASRDFGRQLLDNVLPHLLGNDTEGVIARATIAKDGQLMPRYQYLADYVAAPVQA from the coding sequence ATGTCCATTACCGTAGGCCTGCTGCGCGAAACCAAAACCCCGCCCGACAAGCGCGTGCCCCTCACGCCCAAAAAATGCGTGGAAGCCCTAAGTACCTTTCCCAACTTGCGCCTGGCGGTGCAAAGCAGCCCCATTCGGAGCTATTCGGACCAGGAATACCGCGACCTGGGCCTGGAAGTGCGCGACGACGTGAGCGACTGCGACGTGTTGATGGGCGTGAAGGAAGTGGCCGTCGACCAGCTCATTGCCAACAAAACCTACCTCATTTTCTCGCACACCGTGAAAAAGCAGCCCGCCAACCGCAAGCTGCTGCAGGAGGTATTGAAGAAAAACATTACCCTGGTCGACTACGAGCTGCTGACCAACGCCCGGGGCGAGCGCATCGTGGCCTTTGGGCGCTACGCCGGCATCGTGGGGGCCTACAACGGCCTGCTCACCTACGGCCGCAAGCACGGCCTCTACGACCTCAAGCCTGCCTACCAGTGCGTGGACATGGACGACATGCAGGAAGAGTTTTTCAAGGTGAAGAAGCTGCCGCCCATCAAAATGGCCGTGACGGGCTCGGGCCGCGTGGCCCAAGGCGCGCTGGAAGTACTTGACCGCATGGGCATCCGGCGCGTGAGCGTGTACGACTACCTCTACCTCGATTTCAACGAGCCCGTGTATACCCAGCTGCGCAGCTCCGACTACAACCGCCGCCGCGACGGCCGCGTGTGGGACACTCCCGACTTCCACCGTAACCCGCAGGAATATGAGTCGGCGTTTGGCACGTTTCTGCCCGTGACGGATTTGCTCATTGCCTGCGCCTACTGGCACCCGGCGGCGCCTAAGCTGTTTGAAGAGGCCGACACGCGCCTGCCCGGCTTCCGCATCAACACCATTGCCGACGTGACCTGCGACGTCGATGGCTCGGTGCCCACCACCAAGCGCAGCAGCACCATTGCCGACCCGGCGTTCGACTACAACCCCGCCACCGGCCAGCTGGAGCCCGCCTACTCGCGCCCCGATAACATAACGGTGATGGCTGTGGACAACCTGCCTTGTGAGCTGCCCCGCAACGCCAGCCGCGACTTCGGCCGCCAGCTCCTCGACAATGTGCTGCCTCACCTGCTGGGCAATGACACTGAGGGCGTGATTGCCCGCGCCACCATTGCGAAAGACGGACAATTGATGCCCCGCTATCAGTACCTGGCCGATTACGTGGCCGCTCCCGTGCAGGCGTAG
- a CDS encoding SH3 domain-containing protein → MKSTVLLVLAIIGMLSACTSSRDELRQTSSNAVPVPHNTIVDCPVYDGMKKTSTVLTQTTAGNEVQVLDTINAYFVRVRLEKNGLVQTGYMDRRCFGERGSK, encoded by the coding sequence ATGAAAAGTACTGTCTTGTTGGTTCTGGCCATTATCGGCATGCTGTCCGCCTGCACTTCTTCCCGCGACGAGCTTCGCCAAACCTCCTCCAACGCCGTGCCGGTGCCGCACAACACCATCGTGGACTGCCCCGTGTACGACGGCATGAAGAAAACCTCCACTGTGCTCACGCAAACCACTGCCGGCAACGAAGTGCAGGTGCTCGATACCATCAACGCCTACTTTGTGCGTGTGCGCCTCGAAAAAAATGGCTTGGTGCAAACCGGCTACATGGACCGCCGCTGCTTCGGCGAGCGGGGCAGTAAGTAA